The bacterium DNA segment AAGCTATAATTGTTCCTCATATGTTTGGTCATCCCGTAGATTTAGCTCCTATCTTGAATTTAGGGCCACCTGTAATTGAAGATTGTGCACATAGCATTGGAGCAATATATAATAACAAAAAAACCGGGAGTTTTGGACTATTGTCGATTTTTTCTTTTTATGCAACAAAAATGATGACCACAGGTGAAGGAGGCATGGTTTTAACCAATTCCTCCATACTTGCCAAAAAGGTAAGAGATCTGAGAGATTATGACGAAAAATCCAATTATGCTACAAGATATAACTACAAAATGACCGATTTACATGCAGGGATAGGAATAAAACAGCTATCCAACCTGACAAATTTTATAAAAAGAAGACAGCAAATAGAAAAACAATACACTGGAAACCTTTCAGGAAAGGATATAATCCTTCCCGCAGTAAAAAAGAACTGTACACATGTTTTTTACAGATATGTTATTAGAATAAGACAGGGAAGCAGAAAATTCATAAAAAACATGTTAAAAAACAATGTTGTCTGCTGCAAACCTGTTTATAGACCTATTCACAGGTATCTGAAATT contains these protein-coding regions:
- a CDS encoding DegT/DnrJ/EryC1/StrS aminotransferase family protein; translation: MIAHSKPTLGVEEVKIMAETIASGDIAQGTLVQQFEKKTASFIGTKYAVALNCGTSALHLALLSLDIKNNNEVIIPSFTCTALLNAIHYTGAKAVLADIDIEDYNISVSEIKKKLTRKTKAIIVPHMFGHPVDLAPILNLGPPVIEDCAHSIGAIYNNKKTGSFGLLSIFSFYATKMMTTGEGGMVLTNSSILAKKVRDLRDYDEKSNYATRYNYKMTDLHAGIGIKQLSNLTNFIKRRQQIEKQYTGNLSGKDIILPAVKKNCTHVFYRYVIRIRQGSRKFIKNMLKNNVVCCKPVYRPIHRYLKLGGFPNSEKAWRQAVSIPIYPSLSNENVKVILNNILKYTK